The following coding sequences lie in one Zingiber officinale cultivar Zhangliang chromosome 2B, Zo_v1.1, whole genome shotgun sequence genomic window:
- the LOC122048654 gene encoding agamous-like MADS-box protein AGL80, whose protein sequence is MARRRVKLAFIENEGTRRSTLKKRRSGLIKKVQQLSVLCDVDACLLIYSPGEEVTTWPEPVDARRVALRFKGVPHCGRERKMVDHVAFLQQRLALLRDTLRRRRRENREMELRSMMFESMWDNGKIDQLSTVDAAALAVIVDGKLQELYEKREEAMRRLAMAQPQPQSLQPSPADSEDPLGMILRKTTERRSDYDDIMVVPAPPPPPPPPPSMDENPLGMVRRQETFLSLRNSQFGEWNYSMFSDYRRL, encoded by the exons ATGGCAAGGCGGAGGGTGAAGTTGGCGTTCATCGAGAACGAGGGCACCCGGCGGTCGACCTTGAAGAAGCGGCGGAGCGGCCTGATCAAGAAGGTGCAGCAGCTGAGCGTGTTGTGCGACGTGGACGCCTGCTTGCTCATCTACTCCCCCGGAGAGGAGGTGACCACGTGGCCGGAGCCGGTGGACGCCCGACGCGTGGCGCTGCGCTTCAAAGGCGTCCCCCACTGCGGGCGCGAGAGGAAAATGGTGGACCACGTGGCCTTCCTCCAGCAGCGCCTCGCTCTGCTCAGGGACACCCTCCGGCGGAGGCGCCGCGAGAACAGGGAGATGGAGCTGCGGTCGATGATGTTCGAGAGCATGTGGGACAACGGGAAGATCGATCAGCTCAGCACGGTGGACGCCGCCGCGCTGGCCGTGATAGTGGACGGCAAACTGCAG GAGCTGTACGAGAAGAGGGAGGAGGCGATGAGGAGGCTGGCCATGGCCCAACCGCAGCCGCAGTCGTTGCAGCCTTCGCCGGCAGATTCAGAAGATCCTCTGGGGATGATTCTCCGGAAGACTACAGAGAGGAGGAGCGACTACGATGATATCATGGTCGTCCCGgcacctccacctccaccgccgccgccgccgtcgatGGATGAGAATCCTCTGGGGATGGTGCGGCGGCAGGAGACGTTTCTGTCTTTAAGAAATTCCCAGTTCGGGGAATGGAACTACAGCATGTTCTCCGATTATCGTCGACTATAG